Genomic DNA from uncultured Erythrobacter sp.:
CTCAACTGGGCACTCACCGAAAACAGCCTGCCCAAACCGGCGGTGAAGGTGATGCTCAACCTCGCCCAGATCGCGCTCGATGCGCTGGTGCGCGGCGGCACGCTCGATATCGGTGCGGAAATGCGCGAGGGCAATGCCGAGATCGTCGCGCGCGCCAATGGCGAGCGGATCGCGTTCGATGAAACTATTGGTCAGGCGCTTCAGGGCGAATTGCCACCCGGTGATCTTTCCAGCCGGACCGCTGCCGCGCATATGATTGCACTGGTCGCTGAAGAGCTGGGCGGGGGGCTGCAATACAAGGTCGCCGACAACACGCTGGTGCTCGGCGCGGTCCTGCCACAGCCCGAAGGAATGATCGGATAAGTATGGATTTCAAGCCAGAGGATATCGGGCGCGGCGACCCGGATGAGCTGATCCACGCGACCCGGCTCTCCCCCAATTGCAACGAGCGCGCGCTGCCGATCACGATGGCTGTGATCCACTACACTGAAATGAAGCCGATCGAGACTGCGCTCGACAGGCTGACCGATCCCGAGGCACAGGTTAGTGCGCATTACCTCATCAGCGAGGACGGCATCGTCACCCGGCTGGTTCCAGAGGAACAGCGCGCATGGCATGCTGGTGCTTCATTCTGGCGCGGGATCAAGGATGTGAACTCGGCTTCGATCGGGATTGAGCTTGACCATCCCGGCCATGCGGGCGGCTATCGCGATTTTGCCAAGCCGCAGATCGATGCGTTGGTTCCGTTGCTGGCACGCATTGTGAAAAACTATGACATCCCTCGGGCAAACGTAGTGGCGCATTCGGACGTTGCGCCTGCGCGCAAGATCGATCCGGGTGAGTTGTTTCCGTGGGGCCGCCTGGCGGATTATGGGCTGTGCCTGCCGAAGCCCGAGAAGCTGGAACTGGGCGACCCATTCCAGAATGATGGCGCATTCATGCTGGCGCTGGAACGCTATGGCTACGACATAACCGACCCGGCGAAAGCGGTGGAAGCCTTCCAACGGCGTTGGCGGCCCGAGCTGATCGATGGACAGGTCGACCAGCAGATCGGAGCCATCCTGTTCCAGCTCTTGCTAGACCGGGACCGCGGCGTTTCACGCTGATTTTGCGTGCGCAGCGCGCCTCAGTTAACAAATGCTTACGTCACCCGGCTCGCATCTATGCTCTAAGCTTGGCGGCACAAGCGCGTTTTGCGCGATCATCCTGGGGAGGGATCTACGATGATGAACAAACTTGCGGCCGAATTTGTCGGCACATTCTGGCTGGTGTTCGGGGGATGCGGCTCAGCAGTTCTCGCCGCAGCTTTTCCGGAATTGGGAATCGGCTTTGTCGGCGTCTCGTTGGCATTCGGTCTGACCGTTCTGACTATGGCCTATGCCGTTGGCGGGATTTCGGGCGGCCACTTCAACCCGGCAGTGTCGCTGGGCTTGGCGCTCGGCAATCGGTTCAGCTGGGGCGAGCTCGTCCCTTACTGGGTTGCGCAATTGCTCGGATCGTTCACGGCTGCGGGCGTTCTGTTCGTCATTGCCAGTGGGGCACCAGATTTCGCAGCGGGCGGCTTTGCTTCGAACGGCTACGGCGAACTTTCGCCGGGCGGATTCTCGATGACGTCCGCGTTGGTCATCGAAATCGTTTTGACGGCTGGGTTCCTCATCGTGATCCTGGGGGCGACCTCTTCGAAGGCTCCCGCAGGCTTTGCGCCGATTGCGATTGGATTGGCGCTAACACTGATCCACCTGATCTCGATTCCGGTGACCAACACTTCGGTCAATCCGGCGCGGTCGACCAGTGTGGCCTTCTACGCCGAAACCGGCGCTGTGCCGCAGCTTTGGCTGTTCTGGGTCGCGCCTCTCATCGGCGCGGCGATTGGTGCCTTGGTGTGGAAACTGCTTCTCGCACCGGACGACTCGCTCGAGAACCTTGGCGGAGACGCCGAATAACTGAATTGCTGAGCCGGGGGACGCGGATATCGCGTGACCCCGGTTCAACATATAGATCACATTTCCATGTCCATCCCTTCGGCGACAACGATATCGCCGCCTAGGTTTAGGTGAGGACATGAGCTGGCCATCGCGCCGGCCTCTTCGCAGGTTTCGGCTTCGACGATGCTGATACCGTTGAAGGACGCTTCGTCTCCATGGCGCGCGACGCCATCCTTACTCGCGGTCACAGCCTGGCTGAAGGGCATGCCGGGTTCGACCAAAGCATCGCCCAATCTTGACGACCAAGCACGCCACGCTTCCATGTGTTGCTGACCTTCTTCCGGCGTCGTGGGTGGCTGCGCATTGCGGTAGATGAAGGCAAATCTTGGCATTTCAAACTCCTGCTTCGTTGGGGAGCGGCGAACTTTGCAGCGATCTAAATATGTTCAAGAACATAATTTGCGCCGTGTTAGACAGGCGGCGACTTGAACGTGGAGTGGTCGGAATGCCCTATTCGAAAGAGCACAAGCAGCAGGTCCGCGCACGGATCGTCGAAGCGGCGAGGCGCCTGTTCAACCGCCACGGCTTCGACAATGTCTCGATCGATCAGTTGATGGCGGAGGCTGGGCTGACACGCGGCGGGTTTTATTCGCATTTCGACAGCAAGGAGGCGGTGTTTGCTGCGGCCACGGCGAGTTTCCTGAACGGGCGGGGGGCTATCTGGCGCGAAGATGCAGGCGTCGATCCCACCGCCGGCCAGACCGAAATGGCGAAGCGCATGGTCGCTTCGTACCTGTCGCGTGAACATCTCGACCAAGTGGAAGATCAGTGCCCGTTGATCGCCTACGCCACGGACGTCGCGCGCGCCGGACCGCAAGTGCAGGAGAGCTATCGCGAACTGCTGGAAGGCATGGTCAGTCTGTTCGAGCACAATTTGCCGGGCGATCCGCAGGAGCGAGGCAAAAGAGCCCGCGCGCTTGCGGCGATGTGCGTCGGCGGAATGGTGATTGCGCGCGCACTGCCGGGGACTGAGACGGCGGAAGAGATCCGGCGCTCGGCGCTAGACGAAGCGATGTTGCTCTGGATGGAGCCGGCCGAGCAAGCCGCCGCCTAGCCGATGTCTTCACAAGGTCGCTGTGAGATCGTATGTGCCAAGTGTCAGGGGGCTGAGGCAGCCGCGCCCTTCGACAAGCTCAGGATGAGCGGGTTCGAAGGTCGAGGAAAGTCCGGGCTCCACGAAGCAAAGGTGGCGGGTAACGCCCGCCGGGCGCAGGCTTTCGGGTCTGTGTTCAGGGAAAGTGCCACAGAGAGTATACCGCCGATGGCGCCTAAAGCGCACAGGCAAGGGTGAAAGGGTGCGGTAAAAGCGCACCGGGGCTCTGGTAACAGCGCCCGCATGGCAAACCCCACCTGGAGCAAGACCAAATAGGGGTCCCGCGCTCGCTTAGGCGAGCAGGAGCGCTTTGCTCCGAGGAGGCCCGGGTTGGTTGCTTGAGCGGCTTGGCAACAGGTCGCCTAGATGAATGGCTGCCACCGCGCGGCTGGTCCTTTCGAGGATACCGCGCGCGGACACAGAACCCGGCTTATGACGCCCCCTGATATTTTCAAAGTATTGACCACTCAACCCCAATCTGCGTTTGTGCTTTATTCGATTGTTGATGTAGAACTTGGGGGGTGGGCATGAGCAAGTTTTTGATTGCAGCAACCGTTTTTATTTGCGTTTTTGTATCCGGTGAAGCCAACGCGGAGGACACGAATTCGAAGAGTTTAAATCAATGGATGGAAGGTGAGTTTCTAAAGTTTGCAAGAACCTGCGCTGGAAATGAGGCTGATAAAGTCAAGGTTGGTGAAGGCGAAACGGCAATTCCTCTTCAAATCGCAGAATCTAATCTACTCATTGCAAATAGAGATAAGAGTGTATCAATTGAACCAATAGACAGTGAAATAGTCCTTTTTTCTGAGGTTTTCGAGGACGCGGAGCTGACGAAAAAAGTCCAATCTCAACTCGTGACGCCTTGGATCGCAGAGGGACGGCCAATAATCTTTGACCGGTCTTCTAGCGCTGTTTTTCTAGAAGACTGTGTGTCGGTTTTTAGGACCGAAGGCCGTTTTAAATTCAATTTCGGTGCTCTAAAAAGCGCTGTCAGGGGGGCCTTTGAAAAGGATTTGGCTCAGACACAATTACTATTCGGAGGCCGGTTACAATCTCCAGTACTGGCTGGCCTCAGAGAATTGCCGACTACGCAGAGCGCTGAGAGTTCCGAGATACCGGGTCTCTTCCCAACAGCCATTTCGATATGGGATTGGTATAGACGCAACGAAGAACAGATCGGCAAGAAATTATGGGTGCGGCGAGAATTATCCGGATTTTCCCGTCGCCAAATCAGCAATCTGACCTATCAATCTTTACTCGACGCAGCTGCGCGTGTTGGAATTTCAATCCCGCTGATAAGCACCAGCGCCAAGGGCAAGGTCAAAGTAAACCGCGAGATTGATGCGGAAATCAGAAATTACACAGTGGTCTATTGGGATGAGGTTGGGGCCAGACTTCCTGACCCATCGGACTTGGTCGAATTGATTGAGGGAGATGTTTCGAAGTATACTAGTAAGATATCTGGACTACCCGAGGCGATAGCTGACGGAGAGCTGCTACAAGGCTTGTCTTTCACGGTTAGGGATGTCGGCTCGGCATGCAATGGAAGTATCTGGCAATTGGTGCCCCCATCTTCAGTGAGCAAAAACGCAGCGATTGTTTCCGGGTTAGGTGTCAGGCCAGAGGGAAACGACTGTACCTTTAGTTTCGATGCGACCCCATCGGCAGAAGCATCCTCCACTTCGGTCGTTCGTTTGGCAATCGAATCTTCAATCGGCGAAGGGGCAAATGCAGTTGCGGTAGTGATTGCGCCTCCAGTTGCAGAAGTCGCCGATTATCGAGCGGCGCTAAGCCTTTCGCGCAAAGCAAGCCCGGGGCGTCCGATAGAGGTCGCAACAGATCAAACCAGTTTCAACGCGAAATTCGCCTTTTTTGTCAATGATCGGAAGGATTGGGGGATCAAGTCTTCAGGGCACCTACCCGACCTACAGGTCCAATGCTCTGATTTAGCCGATGAACCGATTACCAACGGAACGGGCGCAACGGTAAGGGAAGTTAGTGGATTTACTCAGTTGGAGTTCGAAATGAACTCAACATTCACGGTGCCGGACATAGCGCCTGGAGGTAACGACAAAACGTTCAGTTGCGTGATGAGCGGGAGTGTCGGGCTAAGTACGTTTTCTGAAGGAGTAAGGGCTGTTCGCTTCAAGCCAATTCCTTTCGACGTAGTCAAAAAGGCGTCAGCTGCTCCAATCCAGGCCAATCCATCGGATGCGGCAGCCAATGGGGGAACATAGATCGTTCATTGAAGCGGTGTGAGGCGGTCCTCAGATGTGGGAGAATCCGCCACCGTGTCTCCTTCCGCACCCTCCGTCGGATACAACTCATCCAGCGGCCTCGACCGCCCATCAGGGCACACCAGCCGCACATGATACCGCTTCAGCCGCCGCGGTTCCGGCACGCCGCAGCTATGCGCGATGACGCCGACTTCCTTGCGCATCTGCTCCACAAAGTTCTGCACCCGCACTGCCTTATTGGTCGGATCGAGACCGCGTTGTAGTGCCGGGTCGTGGGTGGTGATGCCGGTAGGGCAGGTGTTTTTGTTGCACTTCATCGCCTGGATACAGCCGAGCGCGAACATGAAACCGCGCGCCGAGATCACAAAGTCTGCGCCTGCACATAGCGCCCAAGCGACTTCGCTGGGGGTGACGAGCTTGCCGCTAGCGACGATGCGGATGCGATCTTTCAGGCCTGCTTCGTCGCGCAGGTCGACCATCATAGGCAGCGACTCTCGCAAAGTGAGGCCAACATTGTCGATCAGCGGCATTGGTGCAGCGCCTGTCCCACCATCGCCGCTGTCGACTGTGATGAAATCAGGTGCGCTTCCCGCACCGCGCTTCTGTATTTCGGCGAACAGCTCCTGCAGCCAGCCATAGGCTCCGACAACAGTCTTGAAGCCGACCGGCTTGCCAGTGACCTCGCGAATGCGCGCAATCATGTCGAGCAGCTCGCCGATGCTGCCGATATCGGTGTGGCGGTTGGGTGAGATCGAAGCTTCGCCGACCGGGATGCCGCGGATGGCCGCGATCTCTTCATTGACCTTGGCTGCGGGCAAGATGCCGCCTTTGCCGGGCTTCGCGCCTTGTGACAGTTTAAGCTCGAACATGCGGACCTGCTCGTGCGCGGCCAATTCGCGCAACTTGTCGTCCGAAAGGTTTCCTTCCTCATCGCGCACGCCGTATTTTGCGGTGCCGATCTGGAAGACGATGTCGCAGCCCCCTTCGAGATGGTAGGGCGACAGCCCACCTTCGCCGGTGTTCATCCAGCATCCGGCCTTGGCCGCGCCGTTTGACAGCGCGCGCACCGCCGGGGTCGAAAGCGCGCCATAGCTCATGCCGGAAATGTTGAAGATCGAAGGTGCTTCATACGGCACGCGCGCCGCGCCTTCACCGATCATCATCGCGGGCGCTTTGACGGCGTCTTCCTCCAAAGTCGGCCATGGGCAGTTTACGAAAATCGGCGTACCAACTGGATCGAGATTTCGGGTCGACCCGAAGGCGACATTGGTGGACTGGTTGCGTGAGGCCTCGTTGACCCAGTCGCGCTGGGCACGATTGAAAGGCATCTCTTCGCGGTCCATGGCAAAGAAATACTGGCGGAAGAACTCACCTAGCTCGGTGAAGACGTATCGCAGCCGCCCGATCACCGGATAGTTTCGGCGCACCGTATCCGTGGTCTGGTATCGGTCGATCACGAACAGCACCACAAGCGACAGGGCCGCCAAGCCGATTACGAAAACAAATAGTGTGGTGAGCCCGCTGAAAAAGGCGGTCATGGCGTGTCCTCCCGAATTGCCTGTCGCTTGAAGATACGCGGCAGACCCCAACGGCGTTACACTGGTGCAGGCGCGCCTGCCTGTCCAGTTTCCCTCTCAAAACAAAGCCCCCGCACCGAACATTGTCGGCGCGGGGGCTTGTTTTCAAAGGTTCGCCGGGCGGGCAAACCTCGGATCAGGTGATCAGAACTTCCAGCTCATGGTGACCCGGCCCTGATTGTTGGTCAGCACGCCGCGTCCCATATCCGACGTTCCGCTGGCGCTGAGGCTGAAGCGGTTGCCAAGTGACAATTCCACTCCGGCATTGACCGAGACCCAGTCACCATCAAGCTCGTTAACGATGGAGAATGGTACGTCTGGCGCTCCGAAGAAGCTCGCGGTTACAACATCCTGCGTATCGGCAAGCTCGCGGGCATAGGCGACCGACCCGAAGGCGCTGAGCGCGCTGGTGCGACCCAGTCTGGTATCGAGCGATCCCATCAGGCCGACTTTCGAGCCAACTGATGTGAAGTCGCGTCCATGGATCGAGAGGCCGAACGCGCCAGCGCCGAACTCGTCATACCCGCCGATATCGCTGCGGACATAATCGATGCTGGCAACCGGTCCGAATTCGAAGCCCGGAACAACGTCGATCGCATAGCCGACTCGCATGCCGCCAAAGGTCTGGCGACCCTCGGCTGCACCTTGCGCGCTGCTATAGGCTAGAGCGAAGTCTCCCGAGGCGGCTCTCTCCGCGCCGTAATTCTGGCGCGAGAACCCGACATACATGTCGGCAAAACCCTGCCCGAATTGTGCCGCAGCATAAGCGGCCCCGGCGACACTGGTATCATCCGGACGGAACGCGGCCCCGGCATTTGCGCCGCTGTTGCGGATACTCGTCATCGCAAAGCCGACAGCGAAATTGTCCGAAACACGCAAGTCACTGCCGAGCGTAAGCTCGCCTGCCTGAGTGAATGCCGCCTCCTCGAATGCATTCGCGCCGGTGTTGCGCTCCTCCGCACTGGCTAGGAATGAACCGCTGACGGTGCTGAAGAAGCCAAGCTTGCCAGCATCCTGCGGGTTGGTTCCGGCAATCGCGAAGGCGGCGTTGCCTGCCGAGGAGAACCCGGCTGCCGCCTTGTTCGCGCCGCGCAGCGACAATGTCCGCTGACCCAACTGTCCGGTGAACCGCTGCGAGAAGTTGGTCGCAATGGTCGACTGGCTGAACGCGCCGACCGGTGTCAGCGATGACAGCGTCGGGACGAGGGTATCAACCCCGGCTCCGTCGATGACATCGAACAGCCCGGTGAACTCGGTGAACCGCCCTCCGAAGCGCAGGGTGTCCAGAGCCTGACCGAGAGAGCGAAGGTTCCCGAAATTCGAGAACAGATCGCTGAGCCGCACTGCATCGACAGAGACGATCACATCGCCGCCTTCAACCCGCGATTCTGCGAACAGCAGAGGCGAACGCGAGATCAGAAGCGTGTCTTCAAAGTTGCCGATGATTGAATTGGCGCTGAGCACGGTGACTTCGTCGCCGAAGCGCGGACGCCCTGTGGCACCGACGATCAAGTTGCCAGCGAGATTGGCATCGCCGGTGATCGACAGCAGATCCGAGGTGTTGCGGCGTCGTGTGAAGCGAGCATTGGCTAATAATGTGCCTTCGCTTGCCTGCACATAAGCGCCATCGACCGTGAGCGTGCCCGTGCGGAACAGACCCGCCGGAGCGACCGCACCGCCGAGGTTGAAGAACGCGTCGGTTGTGACCGTTCCTGTCCCTTCAAAGATACCGCCAAACGTCGCCACAATTCCGGCGTTCAGCGTTCCGTCGATTTTGGAAATGCCATTGAGCTGCTCGTAGCCGATGACCGTGGTGAAGTCGTACTGTCGGGGCAGCACGAAGCTGGCAAATGCATTATCAATTGTGAGTTTGTCGATCTCGACATCCATATCGACCCGGGTGCGCCCAAAGCGGTTGAGGAAGACGTCGAAATACTGCGCTGGATTTTCAAACGCCGTTCCCGGTGTACCGTCGGTGTTGTTAGGCACGAAACCGGTTGAACCCGGGCCAAGCAGCACCGAGCTTTCCGGAAGTTCGCTGCCGAAATTCGGGTCACCCGGCTGCGGACCAAACGGCGAGACGATTTCGGGGAAGTCCGAAATGTCGGTACCTGCGATAATCCCAACATTGGGCCCGGTGTCGAAGATGCCATCTTCTTCACCTTCTGGAATCGCGTTTACGAGCGTGCCAGTGCCGTCATCGATGAAGAAACCGGGATCAAGTTCCTGCGTCCAGCGATTGGGATCGGACCAACGACCCGAACCGCGCTTTGCCGAGACATATTTGTACGAGGTGTTCTGCGTGATGAACTCGAAAAAGGGATAGATCGGATTGTAGAAACTGATGTCGCCATAGGTGTTGTCGAAGCCCAACTGCTCGATCAGGAAAGAGCGGAAAAAGTTTCTGCCGCCGCTAAGAACAGCCGTGGCGACCGGGAACTCATACAGCTCATCGACGATCAGCGGTGAGCCGCTGTCACCCGGAGCGGTTGCCACTTCACGTGGCAGCGCATCGCCTTCAAACCAGTCCGTTGCGAGGATGTTGCCAAGCGAGCACGGCTCGATCCCGGCTGGTGTGATGGTGCAGCCTTCAAAGCCAAATGCGTCACGATCAGGCCAATCGAAATCGGTCCAATAATAGGTCTGAGTGATCGCGCCCAGCTCGGCTGTTGGAGCAAAGTTGGCGAAAACCGCATCGTCGAAATCTGCAAAGGATGCGACCGCGCCGAGCATGTTTTCACCCACGCGGCGAAGCAGATTGCTGCCTGCGCCCGGTCCGCCAAGGCCGGTACCGAATGAGCCGTAGCCGACCTGAACAACGTGCGTGAGCTGCGTCAGCGGCGACAGAAGAATTGGCATTGCAGGCACATCTGTGATGGGCGCATCAACCGCGATCAGCGCGATGTCGGCAAACGGGAATGGCAGTGCGCCGTTCTCGAGGTTTGCCGACGGATGAATCACAACGTCAGTGCTGGCGGCGGCACCGCCTTCTGCATAGCCGACGCCGTCAATGATCGTTGCGAAAATGCGGCTCGAAGTGTCCGGGCCGGTGCCGACAAGGATTGAGGATGGCGCTCCGGTCTCGGGCAGGCCGTAGGATTCAGAACCCCGCGAGTTGAGGCAGTGCGCTGCGGTCAGGATCGTGCGCGGATTGATGACCGTTCCGGTGCAATTCAGAGAGACACCTTGGGTCGCGTTGTCCCGAAAGAACAGCTGCACCACGGATGGCTGCGTATCTTCGGCATCAAACGAGGCTTCCAGTCCCACGTCGTCGCGGACAAAAATCTCTTGCTCAATATCATCCGTAGTAGACCCTTCGGTGATGTAGGTGTTGAGCAGCACATCGAAGTCGATATTCGGACCGAGTGCCGAACGCGGCTCTATCTGAAAGCCTGCGAAACTGTCGATCGGCGCCGCTGTCGCTGTATTGAGCTGGACCTCGGTTCTTCGTGCCCGAACAGAGGCCATATCCGGCATCGTGATCGCCGGGGCGCTCGGCTCCAGCCTGAACCCTTCAAAGCTTCCTTGCGCTTCAAGCGAAATCGACTCGCTGTCTTCTTCCGCCTCCGAAGCAAAAGCGGGCGAAGCCATCAGCCCGCCCGCAAGTCCAATTACACCAACGCTAGAGAGAATTTGCCGTTTGATCATCTGCAGCCCCTTTTCCTGACAGGATCCCAACGAGTCGGGAAGCTACAGTAAACTTAACAAAAGTCGAATCGAAATGTCTCAGAATTGGTTAATGGTTTTGAATGGCCACGGGTTAAGCTAGTTATCTTTGGTAACTAAACTCTGACAAAGTGAATGCTGTTTATTTTGAGGCGCAGGCGCAGCACTTGACGAAAACGCAATCGTTGCGTTTCGAAGCGCTTAAGAAACTGTCCTCGTCAGAGCGAGGAGCGACCTTTTGTTATTTTCTCCCGACACTTGTGTAAGAGAAGCCAGCTGCTCTCACATCGTCGGGGTTATAGATATTCCGTAGATCGACCAGCACAGGTGCTTTTGCGAGTTCTTTGACTCGTTTCAGGTCGAGCGCGCGAAATGCGTCCCATTCGGTGACGATAGCGACAACATCCGCGTTTTCAATAGCTTCATACGGATCATCGCACATCTCGACTTCGGGCATGAGTGGCTGGGCCAATTCCATGCCTTCGGGATCGTACGCAGCGATGGATACGCCCGCATCGGCCAGCGTCTGCGAGATCGCAATCGAAGGAGAATCGCGCATGTCATCGGTGTTGGGTTTGAAGGTGAGGCCCAGCAGGGCTGCCTTCTTTCCTCGTGCACCTTCAGCCCCGCCAAGTGCTTCGAGTACTTTGCGCCCCATTGCGCGCTTGCGGCTGTCGTTGGTCTTCACAACCGCTTCGACGATCCGGGTTGGGCTGTCGTAATCCTCAGCCGTCTTCAGCAGAGCAAGTGTATCCTTCGGGAAGCATGATCCACCATAGCCGGGGCCAGCATTCAGGAACTTTGAACCGATCCGGTTGTCCATCCCAATGCCGCGCGCGACGTCCTGAACATTTGCGCCAACCTTCTCGCAAAGATCAGCCATTTCGTTGATGAAAGTGATCTTTGTCGCAAGAAATGCGTTGGCGGCGTATTTGATGAGTTCGCTGGTGCGGCGCTCAGTGAACAGGATGGGCGACTCATTGAGGAACAGCGGACGATAAACCTCGCGCATGATCTCGCGGCCGAATTCGTCTTCGGCTCCGATTACGATCCGGTCGGGGCGCTTGAAATCGCCGATTGCCGCGCCTTCGCGCAGGAATTCAGGGTTCGATACGACCGTGAATTGATGGGTTGTGCCAGTGTCGCGGATGATGCGTTCCACCTCGTCGCCCGTGCCCACCGGAACGGTCGACTTGGTGACTACAACAGCTTCATTGGCCAGGCTTTCACCGACTTCGCGTGCGACTTCGTGAACAAAGGTCAGATCGGCATGGCCATCGCCGCGGCGGCTTGGCGTTCCAACCGCAATGAAAATCGCACGTGCGCCCTCGATCCCTTCGGCGAGACTTGTCGTGAACGAAAGGCGGCCCGCCTTCACATTGCTTTCGACCAGCGCATCCAGGCCCGGCTCGTAGATAGGCATGACGCCGTCCTTGAGACGATCAATCTTGCTCGCATCTTTGTCGATGCAGACCACGTCATGGCCAAAATCGGCGAAACAGGCTCCCGAAACGAGCCCGACATACCCCGAACCCACCATTGCAATCTTCATGGCGCTTTGCCCTTATTCGAACCTTAGTGTGAAACCGCGCTCTTGCGGCCTAGCGACCTCGATCGCCGTGAAATATCTCTATCTGGCCTTCATTATCACAGGCCTGCAATATCCGTTTCTGATCAGCTTCGAGAACGAGAGCGGTAAGCACACCTGACCGGAAAGCGCCAGTGTCTATGCCGATCCGGTTTCCACAATCCATCACTCGGTCGAAGATCGTGTGGCCGTGGACGACAACCTTTTCCAGAGGGCCTTCGTGGCTGAGGAAACGGTCTCGAATCCACAGCATGTCACCGCGCTTTTGCGCTTCGATCGGCACTGCGGGGTCAATGCCAGCATGCACGAACAGATAGTCGCCCGCGATGATCATCTCTTCAAAGTCGGCGATGTAGTCGCGCTCGGATTGCGGGACGATCTGCGGGAGCATCGCGAACAGTTCATCCAGCGTCATCGCGTTGAACTGCTTTTTCGAGATGCCATAGCTCATGATGGTCTCGCGGCCGCCATGTTTCAGGAAGTGACGCAGCACATCTGGCTTTTCGAATGCTTCGAGAAACATTTCTTCGTGGTTGCCAGCAAGGACCCGCACAGTCCGCTTCTCTTGCCATTCGCGGGTCCGCGCAATCACGCCCGCGCTTTCAGGACCGCGATCGACCAGATCGCCGAGCAATATCACTTCGGTTTGATGCTGCCCGCGCTGCGCATCGTCTTCTTCAATCGCAGCGAGCAGCGCGTCGTAGAGATCCAGCCGCCCATGAATATCGCCGATCACATAATAGCGCATGCCCTCAGGCACGGCGGGAAGCCGTCCTTGGGTCTTTGAGCGAAAGAGATTGCGTAATGCGTCGAGCATGGGTGTTTCTGATCAATCAATAAGGCCAAGCGCCATAGTCATGCAGCTACTGAACGGCAACTGAGCTACTTTGTGCCACACTATATGGTGCAAAAACTCCACACTGTTGATGGTTTGAAGCGGGTTGCGCAATTTCTCTTGTGCAGTGCGGCATTCTTGTGCACGATTGTTTCGCATTCGGACGAGATTGCTCACAAAGAAGCAACCGAGCGGATGTGCAGGTGGGACGAAGCAACAACACAACAAAGGAAGTTGTCATGCTAACGTCCATCCGCGGCCTCACGGCTGCAAGTCTTTCGGCTGGTCTGCTCCTCTCTGCAGCTCCCGCCTTCGCAACTGAGACCGCTTCGGAAGAATCGGCCAGTGATGCAACGATCAGCAATGATCTTTTGGTGGCTGATGCCGCCATCTCGGAATCGACCGAGAAACAGAACGAAGTCGTTCTTTCATCTTCGGCCGCTCGAACGATCGAGCCGGTCGAAGAAAGCGTTGCCAACAGCGTCGGCGGCGAAAGCGGCATTACGTTCTCCGGCAACATTGCCTTTACAACAGAATACCGGTTCCGCGGTGTTGACCTGTCGGGCGGCGATTTCGCCGTTCAAGGCGGCTTTGACCTGGGTCATTCGTCTGGACTGTATGTCGGCACTTGGGCCTCCAACCTTGATGAAGACACCGTCGGCTTCGGTTCGACCGAACTCGACATCTATGGCGGCTGGAGCGGCGATCTGACCGATGGCCTTTCGGGCGATGTCGGCGTGATCTATTACATCTACCCCAATGCGCCGACGGCTGCAGGTCCGACCGACTACATCGAATTCTATGCCTCGGTCAGCGCAAGCATTGGTCCGGTGTCTGTAACGCCGGGTATTGCCTACGCACCCGATCAGGATTCGCTCGGTAGCACCGACAACGTGTATCTCTACACTGATGTCAGCGTCGGCATTCCCGAAACTCCGCTGACGATCA
This window encodes:
- a CDS encoding TorF family putative porin, translated to MLTSIRGLTAASLSAGLLLSAAPAFATETASEESASDATISNDLLVADAAISESTEKQNEVVLSSSAARTIEPVEESVANSVGGESGITFSGNIAFTTEYRFRGVDLSGGDFAVQGGFDLGHSSGLYVGTWASNLDEDTVGFGSTELDIYGGWSGDLTDGLSGDVGVIYYIYPNAPTAAGPTDYIEFYASVSASIGPVSVTPGIAYAPDQDSLGSTDNVYLYTDVSVGIPETPLTINGHVGYTDGFLTFTNDSKAFDWSISADVAVGPATLSAAYVGVEGDALIDPGGVFTDDAFVLTLSASF